The Vicinamibacterales bacterium DNA segment CACCGGCGACAATCTCGCGGCCTGGGTCGATCGCAGCTTGAAAAACCTCGACACCGACACGATCGATTTGCTGCAACTGCACTGCCCGCCGACAGCGGTCATCGCCAGCGGCGCCGTCTATGAGCTGCTGGACGGCCTGGTCGCCGCTGGAAAGATCCGTCACTACGGCGTCAGCGTCGAGCGCGTCGACGAGGCGCTCGAGGCGATCCGCCGTCCCGGCGTGGAGACCGTACAGATCATTTTCAACATGTTCCGCCTGAAGCCGGCAGAAGCGTTCTTTCCCGAAGCGCGCCGCCAGAACGTCGGCATCCTCGCGCGGGTGCCGCTCGCGAGCGGCCTGCTGACCGGAAAACTGAGCGCGGCCTCGACGTTCGAGGCCGACGACCACCGCCGGTTCAACCGCCAGGGAGAGGCATTCGACAAGGGGGAAACGTTCTCGGGCGTGCCCTACGACGTGGGCCTGGCGGCGGTCGAGGAGCTGCGGCCGCTGGTTCCGGCAGGCCATTCGATGGCGGAGTTCGCGCTGCGTTGGACGCTCATGTTCGACGCCGTCACCTGCGCGATTCCAGGCGCCCGCACGCCCGAGCAGGCGCGCGCGAATGCGGCCGCCTCGGCGCTTCCTCCGATCGACGCGGGCGCGATGGCAGAGATCCAGCAGATCTACGACCGGCGCATCCGCGCGCACGTCCATCGGTCGTGGTAGCGGCGGCAGCTGTCACCGACGATTTCCCGCAGAGGGCGCCCCCTCCACGGAGATCACTCCTTTTTCAACGTGCGATACACTTCGCCGGTATCCATGAAGCTTCTGCTCTCGGCTCTGGCCCTCGGCGTCGCGGCGCTCGCCGGGCCGACGCAGGCAGGATCGGGCGACGTCCTCGTCCGTATCGAGACGCCCCTCGGCAACATTGATGTCGCGGTCGACCCCGTCCACGCGCCCCTCACGGCCGCGAACTTCCTGAGATACGTGGATGCAAAGCTGTACGACGGTGGCCGCTTCCATCGGGCGACGCGACCCGACGACTACGTTCCGCAGCCCGAGCGTCCGCCGATGCAGATCGTCCAGGCAGGCATCAACCCCGTCCGTCGATCCGAGGGTTTCCCGCCCGTCCCACTCGAACGGACCACGGCGACGGGGCTGAAGCACGTCAGCGGCGTCATCTCGATGGCGCGCACCTCCGCCGCCGACTCGGCGACCTCGGACTTCTTCATCTGTCTCGACGACGAGCCGGCACTCGACTTCGGCAGCAAGCGCTACGAAGACGGACAGGGCTTCGCCGCGTTTGGCCGCGTGACCGCCGGCATGGACGTCGTGCGCCGCATCCAGCAGCAGCCCGTCAACACGCAGGCCGACACGGCTGCCGGACGGCAGTCGCTGATGCCACCGGTCGCGATTGCGCGCATCGCGCGGATTCAAGCGGATTCAAAAGGAGCACGTCAGCCATGAAGCGCTTCCGCCTCACCGTCGTCGCGCTCGGCATCTTCGCCGGCGTGGCGGCGCATGCCGTCGAACCGCCAGCCCAGGCGCGGCACGTGCCGACGATGGCGCAATTCATGACCTTCGCGTTTCCGCAGGAACTGGTCGCCGCGAAGAAGGCGGAACGCGTGGCGTGGATCGCCAACGACAAAGGGCTGCGCAACGTGTTCACCGCGTCGGCACCGGACTTCAAGCCCGTTCGCGTCACCCAGTATCTGAGCGACGACGGCGTCGACACGACCCAGTTGTCGATCTCGGATGACGGGACGACGGTCACGTTTACCCGCGGCGCCGACCGCAACCGCGACGGCTGGGTGGCGAGCCCGGAGGCCGATCCCAATGGCGTCGAGCGGGCGATCTGGGCGGCGAAGACGACCGTCCCCGGCGCGTCGTGGCGACTCGCCGAAGGCAGCGAGGGCACGCTGTCGCCGGATGGCCGATACATCGCCTACGTCAGGGACGGGCAGATCTATCGCGTCTCGACGGCGCAGGGGCCGCGGACGAACGATTACGACAAGGGTTCGAAGCCGTACGTAAAAATCTGGGGCGCCAACGGCAACCCGGTGTGGTCGCCCGACGGGCGTCGGCTGGCGTTCGTCAGCCGCCGCACGGATCACAGCTTCATCGCGGTCTACGATCTGGCGGCGCGCCAGGTCACGTACCTCTCGCCGAGCGTCGATTTCGACACGAGTCCCACCTGGTCGGCCGACGGCAAACGGATCGCCTTCATCCGCCGGCCAGGCACGCCGTTCGCGCTGCAGTCGCAGCCCGGCGGCGGCGGCCTCGGCAATCCCGCGGGCCCCGCGTTTAATCCGCAGGCCGGGGCACAGGGGCGTGGCGGCGCGGGTCGCGGTGGTGCGAACGGAAACCCCGACGCAGTGGCAGGACGCGGCGCCCGCGGTGGCGAGGCGGCCGGTGGACAGCCGTCGAATGCGCCGCCTCCTCGGCCGGGCCTGACGAGCGCCACGTTCAGTGGTGGCTATACGCTCGCCTTCTGGGTGGCCGACGCCGCCAGCGGCGATGCGCAGGAGTTCTGGCACAACGCGGCAAACGACAAGGTCTTCACCACGATCAACACGATCGCGTGGAGAGGCGACCGCGTCGTCTTCCAGCTCGAGCCGGAGGAATGGACGCGCTTCTACTCCGTGGCGGTGACGGGCGACGGCCCCGTTCACAACACCGGTCCGAACAGCCGAACGGACGTGTTCATGCCTGCAACGCCGCCGCTGAAGGCGGCGGAGCCGACGAGTCTGACGCCGCAGAGCGGACAGATCGAATCGTTTTCGTTTTCTCCGGATGGCGGCTTTCTCTACTACGGCACCAACGCCACCGACATCGAGCATCGACATATCTGGCGCGTGCCCGTGGCGGGAGGTACGCCCGAGCAGCTGACCCGCGGGGACGCGATCGAACACGATCCGGTCGTGCTGCCATCCGGCAAAATCGCAGTGCTCAGCGCCGACTGGAACCGGCCGCAATCGGTGGCGATCTTTCCTGCCGCGGAGCCGCAGCCGATGGAGGCGTCGGCACAGCGGGTGCTCTATCCCGTGTTGCCCAAGGCCTTCCCCACCGAGGCGCACGTGAAGCCGGAGACTGTCATCACCAAGGCGGCCGACGGGATGGAGATCCACAACCAGCTGTTCCTGCCGAAGGACCTGCGTCCAGGCGAGCGGCGGCCGGCGATCGTCTTCGTGCACGGCGGGCCGGTGCGGCAGATGCTGCCGGCCTACCACTACATGGAGGTCTATCACCTCTTCTACGCCGTCAATCAGTGGCTGGCGAGCCAGGGCTACGTCGTGCTGTCGGTGAACTACCGCGGCGGGGTCGGCTACGGAAAATCGTTCCGCACCGCCCCGAATACGAACCTGCGCGGCAACTCGGAGTATCAGGACGTCGTCGCGGGCGGCAAGTATCTCCAGGGGCGGCCCGACGTAGACCCGAAGCGGGTCGGCATCTGGGGTCTGTCGTATGGCGGGCTCCTGACGTCTCAGGCGCTGGCTCGCAATTCGGACATGTTCATCGCTGGAGTCGACCTGGCCGGCGTCCATCTCTACGGCAGCAGCGTCGATCCTGAGAATCTCGCCTACAAGTCGTCGTCGATCTCCGAGATCGATCACTGGACGTCGCCCGTCCTGGTGATTCAGGGAGACGACGATCGCAACGTCAATTTCGCGCAGAGTGTCGGCCTGGTGCAGCTGCTGCGCGCGCACGACGTTCCCTACGAGCTGTTCGTGATGCCCGATGACACGCACGAGACGCTACTCTACAGACGGTGGATTCCGATCTGGGATCGGATGGAGGCGTTCCTGAACAAGTACCTCAAGAAGGACGAGCCGATCTCGACGCAGCCGCTGCAGAAGTGACGGCGATCGATGTCCGGTCGCCGATGGCCGCTGTAACACGCCGCCTGCCGATCCTGCTCGTCTGCGCGGCCGCGGCCTGCAGCGTGTTCGACAGCCGCGGCTTCTCCGTGGTCCCGAACGCGGACCGCAATATCCTACTGGTGACGATCGACACCTTGCGCGCGGACGCGCTTGGGTCGTACGGCGGCGCGGCCGCCACTCCAAGCCTGGACGCACTTGCCGCGCATGGCGCCCGTTTCACGTTTGCGCATGCGCACGCGGTCGTGACGCTCGTGTCGCACGCGAGCATCCTGACCGGCCGTTATCCGTATCAGCATGGCATCCGCGACAACACCGGCTACCGGCTGCGGCCGGAGGACGCCACCGCGGCGACGCTGCTGAAGGCGCGCGGGTTCGCCACCGGTGCGTTCGTCGGCGGCTTTCCGCTCGATCGACGGTTCGGCCTGACACCGGGCTTCGATGTCTACGACGACACGATGACCCGCCCCGGCGCGCCCGGGGAACCGGCCGAGCGCGAGCGGCCCGCCGACGCGGTCGTGAAATCAGCGCTCGATTGGATCGGGGGACGGCCTGGCAAATGGTTCGCGTGGGTGCACGTCTACGATCCACACGAGCCGTACCAACCGCCAGGCGAATTCGCGACGCGCTTTGCGGCCAACCCGTACCTCGGCGAGGTGTCGTGGACCGACGCCGCGCTCGCGCCGCTCTTCGATCGTCTTCGCGGCCTGTCCCGCCCCACCCTGGTCGTCGTCACCGGCGACCATGGTGAGAGCCTGGGCGAACACGGCGAGCGCACGCACAGCCTGTTTGCCTACGAGCCGACGCTGCACGTTCCCTTGCTCGTCGCCGAGGTCGGCGGCAGCGTGGCGGCCGATCGCCGGGGTGTGGTCATCGACACGCCGGTGAGACACATCGATCTGCTGCCGACGCTGCTCGCCTCTGCCGGCGCGCCCGCGGCAGGATCCGGCACGTCGCTGCTCGACACCATCACGGCCGGCCGCGGCGAGGAGCGGCCGTCGTATTTCGAGGCGATGAGCGCGGCCGTGACGCGCGGGTGGGCGCCGCTCCGAGGCGTGCTGGTCGGCCGCGAGAAGTACATCGACTTGCCCATCGTCGAGCTCTACGACCTCGCCGCCGATCCGGCCGAACACTCGAACCTCGCCGCTTCGCGCGGCGACCGGCTGCGCGTGATGGGGGAAACGCTCAAGCAATTCAGCGTCACGCCGCCGGCCCGTGCGCAGACGGAGACGGCCGAGACGATCGAGCGCCTGCGGTCCCTGGGCTACATCGGCGGCGGATCGGCGGCGGTGAAAGAGCGCTACACCGACGCCGACGACCCGAAGCGGCTGGTCGAGATCGAGCAGATGCTGACGCAGGCGAACGACGCGCTCAGCGCCGGCCGCGCGCAGCAGGCCGCCGACATCTATCGCGCGATCATCAACAGACGTCCCGACACCGAGGACGCGTATCGCAAGCTGGCGCTGGTGCAGTGGCGCGCCGGCCGCGCCGACGAGGCGATCGCCACGCTGGAATTGGCGCTGCGCAACGGCGTCACGCAGAGCGAGGTGCGGATCCGCCTCGGCCAGTATCTCGCCGAGGCCGGACGGCCAACCCAGGCGATCGCACTCCTGAAGGACACCGCCGGCGCTGACTTCGATGCGCTCACGGCGCTCGGCAACGCCTACGTAATGGCGGGCCGCCTCGGCGAGGCGTCGGCGATCTTCCGCCGGCTGCTCGCGGCGGATCCGGCAAACGCGCTTGCGTGGGAGAACCTCGGTACGGCGCAATTGCAGGCGGGAGACGCGCCGGGCGCCGAGGTGTCGCTCCGTCGCGCGATCGAACTGGATCCCTCGCTCGCCGCCGCTTACACGGCACTCGGTGTGGTGCTCGCCAATACCGGGCGGGCGTCCGCGGCGATCGACGCGTGGACCAAAGCCCTCACGCTCGATCCCGACGACCGGAACGCCGCCGACAACCTCAAGCGCGTGCGCGGCCGCTAGGTCCATGCGACAGCGCGAGCCTCGCCCGGTGACACAGGTGGGGCCGCGCCAGTGGTGGCCGCATCTGCTCATCGTGGTTGCGCTCGCCGGTGTCTACGTCAACAGCCTGCGCGGTCCGCTCATCTTCGACGACCGCGCCACGATCATCGACAACGCCACGATCGAGCACCTGAACAGTGGTCGAGTGCTCCAGCCGCCACGCGAGACATCGGTGGCCGGTCGTCCGGTCGCCAATCTGTCGTTCGCGATCAATTACGCGATCGGCGGGCGCGAGGTGGGCGGCTACCACGCCGTCAACGTCGCGATCCACGTGCTGTGCACGCTGCTGATCCTGGCCATCTTCCGAGGGGTGACGTCGCTGGAGACGGCGCTGGCGGTCGCGCTCCTCTGGGGCGTTCATCCGCTCAACAGCGAAGCCGTCGACTACCTGACCGAGCGCACCGAATCGCTGATGGCCCTGTTCTACCTGACCACGATCTACTGCGCCGCTCGCGCGGCGCGGCGCAACGCGAACGTGGCCTGGTGGACCGTCGCAGCGATCGTCGCCTGCGGTCTGGGCATGGCCACCAAGGAATCGATGGTGACCGCGCCGCTCGTCGTTGTTGCGTACGACAGGGTGTTCCTGTTCCCCTCCTTCAGGGAAGCGTTGCGGCGGCGCGTCTGGCTCTATGCGGGGCTTGCGCTCACCTGGCTGCTGCTCGCCGCGCTCCTCTGGCAAGCCCCGCGCGGCCTGTCGGCGGGTTTCTCGGCGCCCGACGGCGACGCCTGGACCTACCTGCTTAATGAAGCGGTGATGATCGTCAGATACCTCCGGCTGGCGGTGTGGCCGAGCAGCCTGGTGCTGTATTACGGCTGGCCGCGGCCCCTGTCGGTCGCGGACGTGCTGCCACAACTCATCGCGATCGCGATCATGATGGCTGGCGCGGCGTGGGCCTGGCGGCGATGGCCTCGAGCGGGGTTCCTCGGCGTGGTTTTCTTTCTCACGCTCGCGCCGACGTCCAGCATTGTGCCGATCGCGACCGAGGTCGGCGCCGAGCGGCGGATGTACCTGCCGCTCATCGCGGTCGTCACGCTCATGGTGATGGCGTTTCGCCGATTGGTACCGTCGCCGCGCTGGCGGGTGACCGCGCTCGTGGCCGCCGCAACGCTCCTGGCTGCTGCGACCATCTCGCGCAACGCCGAGTACCGCTCCAGCCTTCGCCTCGCCGAGACGGCGGCGCAGCGCTGGCCCAGTCCGGCGGCAGACTCGATGCTCGGCGTGGAACTCGCCGCCGCCGGACGACTGACGGAGGCGGAAGCCCGGCTGCGTGCGGCCGCCTCCGCATATCCACCGGCGCGCTACTACCTCGGCACGGTCCTCGTGGCGCAGAACCGGCCCGCCGAAGCCGTCGAGCCGCTGCGCGCGTACATCGCCAGTCAGCCTCCCCAACTGGACCAGGTCCGGCTCGCGCGCAGGCAGCTCGCGGCGGCGCTCGTGAAGGCGGGCCGGGAGGAAGACGCGGCGTTGGCGTATCGCGCGGCACTGGCCGCCGATCCCGGAGACGCCGAGGCGATGGTGCAGCTCGCGCAGATCCTGCTGCGGCAGGGGCGTTTCGTCGAGGCCGTCCCACTCCTGCGCGACCTGACCGTGCGCCGGCCGGAAGACGCCTGGGTGTTCGGCGGGCTCGGGATCGCGTTGGCGTCGACGGGCCGCATCGACGAGGCAATCGACGCCTTCCGGCGGCAGCTGGATCTCGACCCCTCGAATGGCCACGCGCAGCAGAATCTGGCGCGGGCCAGGTCGATGCGGGGCAGGTAGGACGAGGGTACAATCCGCTCCACGGAGGAGAACCTGTCATGCGCGTGACTGTGCTGGCCCTGTGCGGCCTGGCGTGCCTTCAGGCGCAGCAGGGGCGTACCCCCACGTTCAAGTCCACCACCGAGCTGGTCGAGGTCGACGCCATCGTCCTCGATCGCAACGGCAATTTCGTTCGCGATCTGACCCCGGAGCAGGTGACGATCTACGAAAACGGCAAACCGCAGCAGATCCAGCAGTTCTTCATGGTGACGCGCGACGCGGCGACTGGCGACGCCGCGGTTCCGAGCGAGTACAGCGCCCTCGCCGAGTC contains these protein-coding regions:
- a CDS encoding aldo/keto reductase produces the protein MQYRMLGRTGLRVSAVSFGAWAIGGAWGAVDDEQSMRALHAAIDAGVNFIDTADVYGDGRSERLIAQLRRERRGETIHVATKAGRRLPSQTVEGYTGDNLAAWVDRSLKNLDTDTIDLLQLHCPPTAVIASGAVYELLDGLVAAGKIRHYGVSVERVDEALEAIRRPGVETVQIIFNMFRLKPAEAFFPEARRQNVGILARVPLASGLLTGKLSAASTFEADDHRRFNRQGEAFDKGETFSGVPYDVGLAAVEELRPLVPAGHSMAEFALRWTLMFDAVTCAIPGARTPEQARANAAASALPPIDAGAMAEIQQIYDRRIRAHVHRSW
- a CDS encoding peptidylprolyl isomerase, translated to MKLLLSALALGVAALAGPTQAGSGDVLVRIETPLGNIDVAVDPVHAPLTAANFLRYVDAKLYDGGRFHRATRPDDYVPQPERPPMQIVQAGINPVRRSEGFPPVPLERTTATGLKHVSGVISMARTSAADSATSDFFICLDDEPALDFGSKRYEDGQGFAAFGRVTAGMDVVRRIQQQPVNTQADTAAGRQSLMPPVAIARIARIQADSKGARQP
- a CDS encoding prolyl oligopeptidase family serine peptidase, yielding MKRFRLTVVALGIFAGVAAHAVEPPAQARHVPTMAQFMTFAFPQELVAAKKAERVAWIANDKGLRNVFTASAPDFKPVRVTQYLSDDGVDTTQLSISDDGTTVTFTRGADRNRDGWVASPEADPNGVERAIWAAKTTVPGASWRLAEGSEGTLSPDGRYIAYVRDGQIYRVSTAQGPRTNDYDKGSKPYVKIWGANGNPVWSPDGRRLAFVSRRTDHSFIAVYDLAARQVTYLSPSVDFDTSPTWSADGKRIAFIRRPGTPFALQSQPGGGGLGNPAGPAFNPQAGAQGRGGAGRGGANGNPDAVAGRGARGGEAAGGQPSNAPPPRPGLTSATFSGGYTLAFWVADAASGDAQEFWHNAANDKVFTTINTIAWRGDRVVFQLEPEEWTRFYSVAVTGDGPVHNTGPNSRTDVFMPATPPLKAAEPTSLTPQSGQIESFSFSPDGGFLYYGTNATDIEHRHIWRVPVAGGTPEQLTRGDAIEHDPVVLPSGKIAVLSADWNRPQSVAIFPAAEPQPMEASAQRVLYPVLPKAFPTEAHVKPETVITKAADGMEIHNQLFLPKDLRPGERRPAIVFVHGGPVRQMLPAYHYMEVYHLFYAVNQWLASQGYVVLSVNYRGGVGYGKSFRTAPNTNLRGNSEYQDVVAGGKYLQGRPDVDPKRVGIWGLSYGGLLTSQALARNSDMFIAGVDLAGVHLYGSSVDPENLAYKSSSISEIDHWTSPVLVIQGDDDRNVNFAQSVGLVQLLRAHDVPYELFVMPDDTHETLLYRRWIPIWDRMEAFLNKYLKKDEPISTQPLQK
- a CDS encoding sulfatase-like hydrolase/transferase is translated as MAAVTRRLPILLVCAAAACSVFDSRGFSVVPNADRNILLVTIDTLRADALGSYGGAAATPSLDALAAHGARFTFAHAHAVVTLVSHASILTGRYPYQHGIRDNTGYRLRPEDATAATLLKARGFATGAFVGGFPLDRRFGLTPGFDVYDDTMTRPGAPGEPAERERPADAVVKSALDWIGGRPGKWFAWVHVYDPHEPYQPPGEFATRFAANPYLGEVSWTDAALAPLFDRLRGLSRPTLVVVTGDHGESLGEHGERTHSLFAYEPTLHVPLLVAEVGGSVAADRRGVVIDTPVRHIDLLPTLLASAGAPAAGSGTSLLDTITAGRGEERPSYFEAMSAAVTRGWAPLRGVLVGREKYIDLPIVELYDLAADPAEHSNLAASRGDRLRVMGETLKQFSVTPPARAQTETAETIERLRSLGYIGGGSAAVKERYTDADDPKRLVEIEQMLTQANDALSAGRAQQAADIYRAIINRRPDTEDAYRKLALVQWRAGRADEAIATLELALRNGVTQSEVRIRLGQYLAEAGRPTQAIALLKDTAGADFDALTALGNAYVMAGRLGEASAIFRRLLAADPANALAWENLGTAQLQAGDAPGAEVSLRRAIELDPSLAAAYTALGVVLANTGRASAAIDAWTKALTLDPDDRNAADNLKRVRGR
- a CDS encoding tetratricopeptide repeat protein, with amino-acid sequence MTQVGPRQWWPHLLIVVALAGVYVNSLRGPLIFDDRATIIDNATIEHLNSGRVLQPPRETSVAGRPVANLSFAINYAIGGREVGGYHAVNVAIHVLCTLLILAIFRGVTSLETALAVALLWGVHPLNSEAVDYLTERTESLMALFYLTTIYCAARAARRNANVAWWTVAAIVACGLGMATKESMVTAPLVVVAYDRVFLFPSFREALRRRVWLYAGLALTWLLLAALLWQAPRGLSAGFSAPDGDAWTYLLNEAVMIVRYLRLAVWPSSLVLYYGWPRPLSVADVLPQLIAIAIMMAGAAWAWRRWPRAGFLGVVFFLTLAPTSSIVPIATEVGAERRMYLPLIAVVTLMVMAFRRLVPSPRWRVTALVAAATLLAAATISRNAEYRSSLRLAETAAQRWPSPAADSMLGVELAAAGRLTEAEARLRAAASAYPPARYYLGTVLVAQNRPAEAVEPLRAYIASQPPQLDQVRLARRQLAAALVKAGREEDAALAYRAALAADPGDAEAMVQLAQILLRQGRFVEAVPLLRDLTVRRPEDAWVFGGLGIALASTGRIDEAIDAFRRQLDLDPSNGHAQQNLARARSMRGR